The genomic window TGCCCGGTGTTCTCGAAGCGGTCCATCGTCATCGCGCTCCCGCGGTGTCGACGCCGAGCGGTCGATACGCCAGGCATCGTCGAGTCAGGGCCGCGCCGGGACCCGCTGCGTCCAGCGTGAGCGCAATCGCGCCAGGGACCGACGTCACGTTCGGGACGGCCGCCGTAGACGCCCCGCCGAGTGCCGGCAATGGCCGACCACTCGACAACGTGACCGTGCGGTCGCTCCGACCGGTATTGTCCAACATACACACGTTTACAGACTACCCGGGGTTAAGCGTTCTCCGTCGTCGCTCGACGCCGTGGATCGGTTGCCGCGAGGGACGCCGGCCCAGGCGGTTCGAGGACCCCGCTCGATTAACACCCGGCGAGACGTAGCGAGTCCCGTGAACGTCCTCTATCTCTCGCTCGGCGTCGCCCTCCTCCTGGCCACCATCGCGGACCTCGTGTGGACGACGCTCTGGGTCGAGGGCGGCGCGGGTCCGATGACGTCGCGCCTGATGGCCGGGACCTGGCGGTTCCTGAGGGAGACGTGGGGTCAGAACTCGCGGGCCCTCACGCTCGCGGGGCCGCTGGTGTTCGCCCTCGGCCTCAGTGTCTGGATCGCCCTCCTGTGGGCCGGCTGGACGCTGGTGTTCGCCAGCGCCGAGACCGCTCTCATCGATACCCTCGACCGTGGGGCCATCTCGTGGTTCGATCTCGCGTACTTCGCTGGGTACACGATATTCACGCTTGGGACCGGTGATCTCGTCCCTCGACAGGGCATCTGGCAGATCGTCACCGTCCTGGCGACCGCCAGCGGGTTGCTCTTCGTGACGCTCATCGTCACGTACGCGCTCTCGGTCCTCGACGCGGTCACCCAGAAGCGAACGTTCGCCAGCGGCGTGACCGGCCTCGGAATGGACGGGGAGAGCGTCCTTCGAAGCGCCTGGAACGGCGAGGAGTTCGAGGGGCTCGAACTCCCACTGAACGAGTTCACCGGTCAGCTCAACGCTCTCACGGCGAACCACAAGGCCTACCCGATCCTCCATTACTTCTACACTGACCGCCCGGACCGAGCGTCGACGATCGGGATCGCGGTCCTCGACGAAGCGCTGACGCTCGTCCGGTACGGCGTTCCCGAGCGACACCGGCCCGACGCCGCCGTCGTACAGAACGCCCGTGCGAGCGTTGGAAGTTACCTCGACACCATCCACGGGAGCTTCATCGAACCAGCAGATCAACCGCCGAGGTCGCCCGATCTCGACCGACTGCGCGAGTCGGACGTTCCGACCGTCTCGGACGAGGCATTCGCCGAGTCGCTGGACGGTCTGAGTGACCGTCGCAGAATGCTACTCGGACTCGTCCAGTCCGACGCGCGGGAGTGGCCGTCCCGAAAAGATGATCGGCCGCACCGATAGCCGGACCCCCGTCCGCCGCGACGGCGGTTATCTACTGCCGGGGCCCAATATCAACGGGCCCGTTCAGTTTCACGGTCCACCCATCAGTCGACGTATCGCACGACGCGGGCCATCCCGGACTCCAGGTGATAGAGGTTGTGGCAGTGGAACAGCCAGTCGCCCGGGTTGTCGGCGACGAAGTCGAACGTGACCTCGCCCATGTGCCCGGGGACGACGACGGTGTCCTTGACCGCGTCCCCGACCTGGAAGAAGTGGCCGTGGAGGTGCATCGGGTGCAGCACGGGACTGCGGTTCACCATCCTGACGCGGACGTGGTCCCCCTGCCGGACGTCGAGCGGGTCGGCGTCGGGATACGCCTGTCCGTCGATGAGCCACTCGATCCCGCCCCGCCGTCCCGACAGCGTCAGGTCGAACGTCCGGTCCGGGCTCCCGTCGATCCCCTCCAGCGGCGAGAGCGCCTGCAGGTCGCCGTACGCGAGTTCCCGCCCGCCCCCCGACGGCGACTGCGGCGACGCGGACTCGTCGGCGCTCTCGTACGCCAGAACCGCTCTCGCCGGGGGTTCGTCGCCGTTGACGGCGTCGGCGCGGACCTCCCACGCGCCCGGATTCTCGGCCTCGACGATCGCGTCGTAGCGCTCGCCGGAGCCGAAGACGAACGAGTCCACAGTCACCGGCTCGACCGGGCGCCCGTCGGCGTGGGTCACGGTCAGCGGGTGACCGCCGGCGCGCACCCGGAAGGCCGTCGCGCTGCTCGCGTTGACGAACCGGAACCTGACGCGCTCGCCCTCGCGGACCGGGTACGTCCGGGGGTCGTCCGGCAACTGACCCCCTATCAGCAGCCCGGCGTACGGCGGTCGCGGGTCGTCCATCGGGCCCCCACCGGGACCGCCGCCACCCGGGCCGTTGCCGCCGGGCCCACGGCCACCGCCGCCACCATCGCCGGGCCCACCGCCACCGCCGCCCGGTCCACCGCCACCGCCCCCGGGACCACCGCCGCCCATCTGGCCGTTCTCCGACGTGAGTTCGGAGAGCGGGCGCGGCTCGCCGTCGAGGTAGTCGTCGACGACGACGGTGTACTCGCGGTCGTAGTCCACGTGCGGGTCGGCCTCCTCGACGACCAGCGGCGCGAGGAGCCCGCGGTCGAGCTGGAGCCCGACGTGGCTGTGGAAGAAGAACGTCCCCGCAGGTTCCGCGCGGAACCGGTAGGTGAACGAACCGTCGGATGCGACCGGCTCCTGCGTGACGTCCGGGACGCCGTCCATCTCGTTGGCCACTGGGACGCCGTGCCAGTGGATCGTCGTTCCGTCCGGGAGGTCGTTGCTCAGTTCGACCTCGATCACGTCGCCCTCGCTCGCGCGGAGTTCGGGCCCGGGGAACTCGCCGTCGTACAGCCAGTTCTCCGCCGTCCCGTCCGTACCGGGCTGGACCTCGCCCGGCGCCGCCGTCAGTGCGGCCCGCACGTCGGCGGACCCGGACGGCGGGCTGCGGGGGGTCGGGCGGGAGCCGTCGCCCGAATTCGTCCCATTGGTCGCCGTGCACCCGGCGAGTCCGCTCGCCCCGGTGCCGGCCAGCGCCTGCAGGAAGCGCCGTCTGGTGAGGGCAGACGGTGGGCTCACAGCGACCCGAGCACGCGCTCGAACCGGTCGCCGACCTCCTCGGCGATCGAATCGAGTTCGTCGTTCCCGGTGAGGCCCACGAGCCCCTCGGGATCGACGGCGCTCACGACGACGTCACCCTCGTCCGTCTCGTAGACGACGACGTTACACGGCAGGAGCGCGCCGAGCTCGAGCTCCGCCTCGAGACCCTCCAGCGCCAGCGGCGGGTTACAGGCCCCGAGGATCCGATACCGGCGGAACTCCTCGTCGAGCTTCTCCTCGAAGGTGGCCTGGACGTCGATGTCACAGAGCACGCCGAACCCCTCGTCGCCGAGGGCGTCGATCGTTCGCTGGACCACGTCGTCGAACTCGCCGTCGACCTGCTGTTGGGTAGTATATTCCATACCGGACAATAGCGGTTGCCCGTTCATTACTCTTTCGCGGCGATCAGGCACGTCTAACGCCGTGAGATCCGAAAGTCCATCTGCCGAGGCACAGAAGCGTGGATTGCTGGCTCCCCGGCAGAACTGCGAACTGAACGCCGACGACTGCGCCACTCGTATCTCGGCTGTACCGACTACGGATACTACGACTCGGCGCGTATTAATTGCCGGAGTCCGTTTCGCGAACGTGGAAATCGTAGCAGCGTACATTATTCGCCGTCACTGAGTGGCGGTATGTTCCTGACGGCGCTTTCCGGCGCTTTGATTCCAGGGTGGGCGCTACAGCTCTCGCCGGAGGTCGCGAGCCGAGCGCAGTTCGGCTGGACGATATCCGTTCACATCATTTTTGCTGCCCTCTCAGTCGGCCTCGCACCGTTCATCGTCTACTTCACCTGGAAAGACGTTCGGACCGACGTCGAACGGTTCACGCGGCTCCGATCGTTCTGGGTGAAGGTGTTCGCTGTCGGATTCGTCATGGGGACGGTGACCGGAATTCCGATGAGCTTCCAGTTCGGGACGAACTTCCCGCAGTTCGCCGAGGTTGCCGGGGAACTGATCGGCGGACCGCTGGCCTTCGAAGCGAAGATGGCCTTCTTCCTGGAGGCGGTCTTCCTCGGGGTGTTGCTGTTCGGTCGGGAGCGGGTCAGCGATCGAACGTACGTTCTCTCGTCGGTACTGGTCGGAGTCGGGGCCTGGCTGTCGGCCTTCTGGATCCTGATCGTCAACGCGTGGATGCAAACGCCTCGAGGTTACGAGATGGTCACTCGCAACGGCATGGAGGTCGCGAAGCTAACCGATCCGATAGCCGCGTTCTTCACGCCGCGGATGCCGTGGATGTACCTCCACATGGTCAATGCATCGGTCATCTCGGTTTCGCTGCTGGTCGCCGGCGTCTCGGCGTACATCGTCTGGAAAAAGCACGACGCGATGGCCTGGAACGCCGCGCTTCGGCTGGCCGTGCTGATATTGCTCGTCACTGCACCGCTCCAGGCGATCCACGGCGATGCGTACGGCCGCCACGTCGCTGACACGCAGCCACAGAAGTTCGCAGCCATGGAGGCCCATTACGAGACTGGCACGGCCGACCTGCACCTGCTCGCGTTCCCGAAGAGCGTCGACGCGATCACCGACCCGAGAGCGGAGAATCTCTTTACCGTGAGCCTCCCGGGCGTCGGATCGTTCCTGGCCAGCGGCGGGGATTTCGACGCCGAAGTACTGGGGTTGAACGAGTACGACGAGAGCCCGCCCGTCGCGTTCGTGTTCTGGTCATTCCGATTCATGGTCGGACTCGGGTTCCTGTTCATCGGTCTGGCGCTGTGGGGCGGGTATCTCATCTATCGCGGACGCCTCTCGGAGAGCGATCGGTACCTGAAGGCGATGATCGCCGCGTCACCGCTCGGATACACGGCGTTGCTCACAGGGTGGTACGTCACCGAGATCGGTCGGCAGCCGTGGGTCATTCAGGGCGAACTCGCGACCAGTGAGGCCGTCTCCACGACGCTGAACGGAACGGAAGCGACCCTGACGCTGGTCGGATTCGTCGTCGTCTATCTCGGACTGATACTGGTGGCCCTCCACATACTGCGGTGGTTTGTCGAGGACGAACTCAGAGAACTCGGCGTAGAGGTGCCGAGCGACGACCGCTGGTACGGCCCAGTTCCGAAGGTGAGCGACGATGACTGAGACGCTGTTGCCCGCCGACGCGTATCTCGTTGACGTCCTCCCCGAGGTCTGGTTCGCTGCCGTCATGTTCGCGCTGGCGATGTACGTGGTCCTGGACGGGTTCGACTTCGGAATCGGGATGCTGTACGCGACTCGCGAAGACGAACACGAGAAGGAGACGCTCCTGACGGCGTTCGGCCCGATCTGGGACGCGAACGAAGTGTGGATCGTCGCCTTCGGGACGATGCTGCTGGCAGCGTTCCCTCGGGTGTACTCCCGGGTACTGGCTGACCACTACCTGCTCGCGATCGGGTTCGTGCTCGCGTTGCTGTTCCGGGGCCTCGGCCCGGAAATGCGCGAACAGCGTGACGACGAGCGGTGGCAGCGGTACTGGGAGTACTCGTTCGTCGGCGGGAGCGTCCTCGCACCGCTGCTGTTCGGTACGCTCGCCGGGCGCTGGGTGTTCGACGTGCCGACGCTGTCGCTGCCGGCGCTGATGACCGGTGGCGTTCTGGTCGCTGTCTCGGTCGTCACGGGAACGGCCTTCGTGACGGCGAAAAGTGAACCGCCCCTGGCGTCCGACCTGCGCACGTACGGAATCGCCGCGACGCTGGCGTACCTGGGCGGAGTCGTCGTTCTGCTGGCGACCGTCGTCCGGACTGACGCGGGAGGTGCCGCTGATACGATCCTGTCGCTGCCGGCGGGCGCGATCGTCCTCCTGTCGGTTATTGCGGGGATCGGTGGGATCGTGCTGGTCAGACGGGGCCGGTACCGCGCCTGGCTGGTGAGTGCCCTGGCACTTCCCGCGCTGTTGAGTCTCCTGGTCGCACTCCTGTTGTATCCGACTATCTACCCGCCGACCGGGCTGACCGTTCGCGAGGCTGTCGTCTCGCCCCTGGCGCTGAATCTCGTGACTGTTCTGGGATTCCCCGCGCTCCTCCTGGTGTTGTGGTACTTCAAATTCCTCTACGGCGTGTTCAGCGGACCCATCGAGGGCTCAGGATACGAAACGTGAGAGCGAACCGACGATACGCTCCTGCGTAGGGGATTGGAAAGTGCGAGCGGCCCGTCGTTTTCGGCACGTCGCTCCGACGACGGCTGAAGGCTGCCGTCGGACGGTTCCGGCGTTGGAACTCGCAACACAGCGTCGAAAGCCCCGAACGGCGACCTACGCGTCGAGCGACGCGTCCGCCCACGCGACCGGGAGCCGCGCGTACACAGCTGCGTTGCCGACGAGCGCGTCGACGGTCGTGTACTCGTCGACGGCGTGGACGGTGTCGGTCCCGAGCGCGAACTCGACCGTCGGAATTCCCTCGTTCCGGAGGCGCTTGGCGTCGCCGCCGCCCGTCGCGCTCCGCCGGTAGACGCGTTCGCCCGTGACGTCCTCGGCGGTCGACGCGACGGCCTCGACCAGCGGGCTGTCGATCGGTTCCGCCGTCCCGACGCTCCAGGAGACGTCCGCAATCGTGATCCCCTCGCAGTCCGCGACGCAGTCCCGGACGTCCGCGAGGACGTCCGACGTGTCCACGCCCGCAGTCAGCCGGACGTCGACCTCCGCGCGGGCGGCCTGGGGGACGGTGTTGATCGCCTCGCCGCCCTCGAGGACGCCGAGATTGATCGACGGATATCGGAAGAGATCGCGGGCAGTCGCCTCCCCCATAGTCGGCGCGTAGTACTCGACGGACTCCTCGACGATCGGGGCCATCTCCGACGAGACGCCGAGCTCGCGGGTCCCGAAGCGCCTGCGCATCGTCTCGACGGCCCGGTAGAGCCGGTCGACGGCGTTGTCGCCGAGCGCCGGCCGCGATCCGTGGGCGGCCTCGCCGCTCGCTTCGAGCGTCAGCCAGATGCTCCCCCGGTCGGCGACGGTCACCGAGTGGCGCCCCGCCTCGCAGGTCGGTTCGCCGATGACACAGGCGTCCGCGTCGAGGCGGTCAGCAGCCAGCAGGGCCGGGAGGCCGGCGTCACCGCCGACCTCCTCGTCGCTGACGAACGCGAACTGCAGGGTCACCGGCGGCGTCGTCCCGCTTTCGGCGTACGCCCGGAGCGCGACCAGCATCGCCGCGACGGCGCCCTTCATGTCGGTCGCGCCGCGCCCGTAGATGCGGTCGTCGTCGCGCTCGCCCAGCGGGTGGTACGACCACTCCTCCGCATCGAACGGCACCGTGTCCAGGTGGCCGTTGAACAGCAGCGTCCGGTCGGTCTCGCCGGGGACCGTCGCGAGGAGGTTCGGCTTCGCCGGGTCGACCGCGAACCGTTCGGTCTCGACGGCAAGCGGCTCGAGCCACGCCTCGATCGCGTCGACGATCTCGCGCGTGTCGCCGGGCGGGTTCGACGTGTCGACCGACAGCAGCTCCAGCGTCAGGTCGACGAGCTCCGTTCGGTGCGCAGAGACGTCGACGGGAGCGCTCACCGTCATTCGAGCTTCCCCGAGAGGACCTTCGCGGCCGTGAGGACCGGGTCCCACACGGGACTGAACGGCGGCGCGTACGCCAGGTCGGTATTCTGTAGCTCCGTCGCGGTCGTGCCGGCGTGCAGGGCCGTCGCGACCGTGTCGATGCGCTTGGCCCCCTCCGCGCCGACGACGCTGCCGCCGAGGAGTCGCCCGGAGTCACGGTCCGCGACGAGCGTGACCTGGATCTCCCCGCTACCGGGGTAGTAGCCGGGGCGCGATTCGTCGGTGATCGTGACCGAGACCGGGTCGAAGCCCGCCTCGCGGGCCCGTTCCTCGTCGAGGATGCCAGTCCTCGCGGCCCCGAGGTCGAAGGCCTTCACGATGGCCGTCCCCGCGATGTCGCCGGTCGACGTCGGCGACCCCGTCACCGTCTGGCCGATGGCCCGGCCGGCGCGGTTGGCGGTCAGCGCCAGCGGCACGTGATCCGGCTCGCCCGTCACGACGTGGCGGGCCTCGGCGCAGTCGCCCGCCGCGTAGACGTTCTCGTAGTTCGTCCGGCCGTATTCGTCGGTCGCGATGGCGCCCGTCGATCCGAGTTCGATGCCGGCCTCCTCGGCGAGGCCGACGTTCGGCGCCACGCCCACGCCCACGATCACGACGTCCGCCGGGTCGGACTCGCCGCCCTCGAGGACGACGCGGTCGACCCGGCCGTCGCCGTCGAACCCGGAGACCGCGGTGTCGAGGTGCAGGTCGACGCCCTGCTCGCGGAGGTGCTCCTCGACGACCTCGGCGACCGGCTCGCCGAACGGCTGCAGGACGTGGGGCAGCATCTCGTAGAGGGCGACGTCCGCGCCGCGGGCCGACAGCGCCTCGGCCATTTCGACGCCGACGTACCCGCCGCCCACGATGGCGGCCCGGCCGGGCGACTGCTCGGTGACGTACGACTCGATCTCGCCCGCCTCGTCCATGTCGTGGATCGTGAACACGCCGTCGAGGTCGGTCCCGTCGAACGGCGGGACGATAGCGCTCGCTCCGACCCCCACGAGGAGGTGGTCGTAGCCTTGCTCGAACCGCTCGCCGTCGCCCTCGACCGCGACCGTCTCGCGCTCGGGGTCGATACCGACCACCTCGTGGCCGGTCCGCAGGTCGACGTCGCGCTCCTCGCGGAACCGCTCCGGCGTCACGGCGACGAGGTCCTCGAGTTCGTCGACCTCGCCCTTCACGTAGTAGGGCATCCCGCAGGCGGCGTAGGAGACCCACTCCCCCTTCTCGAAGACGATCACCTCCAGGTCGGGGTCCTCGCGTTTGGCCTTGCTCGCCGCGCTCATTCCCGCGGCGTCACCGCCGACGACGACGAACGTGTCGCTCATGGACGTCGGTTGGGCCGAAACTGACTAAAGTATTCTCCAGATCGCACAATACTGTGAGCTCGCCTCGAATAACCGCCGCCTCCCCCACCGTGGGAGCGATCCCAAAAGAACAAGCGAGACAGAACCGTACTCCGTCCGATAGATGGAGAACTCGGACGGGAACGCCGAATCGACGCGGTCGTTCCGGGCGCTGCTCGGAGTGGGCGGCGCGCTGAGCCTCTGCTGTCTCGTCGCGGCCCCGGCGGCGACCGGCGCGGCCGGCGCCGTCGGTGGTGGCGGCACCGCCGCTGCCCTCGGCGGGAGCCTGGTTCAGGTTCTCGCGACGGCCGCGGCCGTCGGGTTACTGGCCGCCCTCATCCGCTTGCGGACCGGCGGCGAGAGCTGCGACGCCTGATCCGTCAGCGCCCACACGCCTCGCAGCGCCGCCGCTGGTAGTAGAGCAGTCCGCCGAAGGCGACGACGCTGATCGCCCCCAGAACCGGCCGCAGCGGGTCGAAGTAGGTCATCAGCGCCGACGAGCTGAACAGCGCCAGCAGCGCGACGTTGCAGATCGGACAGCCGAAGGCCAGGAACCCGCCGACGACGCTGCCGGCGGCGTAGCGGTCCCCGATCGGATCGTCGGTCAGCGACCGCTGGTAGACGAAGGCGGCGGCGAACGCCGCCGTGGCGAGGAGAAACAGGTAGTCCGCCGGGGTGCGTTCGACCATGCGGACGTAGACGGGGTTCGGGAGCAGTCCGGTCACGACCCCGAACAGTAGAAAGGCCCCGACGCCGACGCCGGCGCTCCTGACGAGCCGCGGGCGCGTGAGGTCCGTCACCGGCCCACCTCCCGTCGACGAGCGCTGTTCGGTCGACTACTCGGAGCCGCCCGCGCCTCGGTCGTCCGTCGTCGATAGTTCCGTCGCACGGTCACGTCGGATCGATCGCACAGGTCCGCGGGTCGCCCGTCCGCCCGAGGAAGACGGCGAGGAGCGCGATGCCGCCGATCCGGAGCAGGTTCCCCTCGAACGGGAGGGCCGCCATCGCGCCGACGAAGCCCAGCGCGCCGAGCACGCCCGCGCCGCAGCTCGCACAGCCGGCGGCGAGCAGGCCCGGGACGATCCCGGCGAGCGTCGACGCGCCGGCCCGCCGTGCGCGCCGGACGAGCGCGACGGCGTTCGTCACGGCGACGCCCGTCAGGAGTGCGTAGGCGGCGACGAGTCCGATGCCCAGCCAACCGGTCCCGAGGTACACCTCCCGCGTGAGCGCCGGCACGGCGTAGGCGAGGTCGGTCGGGTCCCGCGCGAGCACCTGGACGGAGAACTGCGGAAACGAGCTCAGGACCAGGACGACGTAGGTCACGACCGTCGCGACGCCGGCGGTCAGCAACCGCCCGTTCGACGTGAGCGGATACGCGAGCGCGTCGCGGAGGCCGCGAAGCCACGCCCGGTGCACTGTCGTTCCGGTCATGCCTCCCTGATCTGATCGAGCGCGTCGGCGAAGTTCTCGTAGGGGTGTGCGCCGACGAGCTTGCCGGCGGCGTCGCTCTCGCGGTTGTAGAGTACGAATCCGGGGGTCCCTTGGATCCCGGCCGACTGCGCCGACGCGAGGTCAGCGTCGACGGACTTCCGGATCGCATCGCCGCGCTCCCGCCGACAGGCGTCCACGGCGTCGAGGGGGACGTTCTCCGTCCGCTCGGTGACGCCGGTGAACGTCTCCTCGTCCGCCCAGTCGTGTCCGGACTCCGACTGTTCGTCGAACGCCGCTCCGTGCCACCGCCAGAAGGCGGCCGGGTCGTCCTCGGCGACCTGCCGCCAGACGCAGCGACTCCAGACCGCTGCCGGCATTGAGTACTCGCCGATGTTGGGATACGAGAGGACGATCAGCCGCGCCTCGCCGGTGTCGACGTAGTCGCGACCGACGTCCGGGAGCGTCTCCGTCTCGAACTGCTTGCAGAACGGGCACAGGTAGTCCGTCCAGTAGTAGACGTCGACCGGAGCGTCTGACTCGCCGGCGATCGGTCGCCCGGCGAGCTCCACCCCGAACCCCGTCGTCTCCTCGCTCGTGTGGAAGGTGTCGGGCACGTATCCCTGCTCGTCCGACCCGGACCGAGACGCGAGATACGCGACGGAACCCCCGAGCGCGAGGGTCCCACCGCCGGCGACGAGCATTCGCCGCCTCGTAATATTGTTCTCCGCATCCATCTATGCACAATCATTTCAGTAGGATGCCAAAGGGCTTTGCGGTCGAGCAGTCGAATCAGTCCCGATCCCATCCGGAAGGGTATTTCACGAGGGGGCCCAATATTGCAGACATGGGTCATCACACATTCGACGCGTCGCGGGCCGACAAGCTCGAACGGGCCGAGCGGCGATATCGATTCCTCTCGGCCGAGGAACTGCTCTGGGCGCTCGACCTGTCACCGTCGGACGCTGTCGCGGACCTCGGCAGCGGGACGGGGTTCTACACCGACGACGTGGCGCCGCACGCCGGGACGGTGTACGCCGTGGACCTTCAGGAAGAGATGCACGACTACTACCGCGAGAAGGGCGTCCCG from Halomicrobium salinisoli includes these protein-coding regions:
- a CDS encoding FAD-dependent oxidoreductase, which translates into the protein MSDTFVVVGGDAAGMSAASKAKREDPDLEVIVFEKGEWVSYAACGMPYYVKGEVDELEDLVAVTPERFREERDVDLRTGHEVVGIDPERETVAVEGDGERFEQGYDHLLVGVGASAIVPPFDGTDLDGVFTIHDMDEAGEIESYVTEQSPGRAAIVGGGYVGVEMAEALSARGADVALYEMLPHVLQPFGEPVAEVVEEHLREQGVDLHLDTAVSGFDGDGRVDRVVLEGGESDPADVVIVGVGVAPNVGLAEEAGIELGSTGAIATDEYGRTNYENVYAAGDCAEARHVVTGEPDHVPLALTANRAGRAIGQTVTGSPTSTGDIAGTAIVKAFDLGAARTGILDEERAREAGFDPVSVTITDESRPGYYPGSGEIQVTLVADRDSGRLLGGSVVGAEGAKRIDTVATALHAGTTATELQNTDLAYAPPFSPVWDPVLTAAKVLSGKLE
- a CDS encoding DsbA family protein, whose amino-acid sequence is MDAENNITRRRMLVAGGGTLALGGSVAYLASRSGSDEQGYVPDTFHTSEETTGFGVELAGRPIAGESDAPVDVYYWTDYLCPFCKQFETETLPDVGRDYVDTGEARLIVLSYPNIGEYSMPAAVWSRCVWRQVAEDDPAAFWRWHGAAFDEQSESGHDWADEETFTGVTERTENVPLDAVDACRRERGDAIRKSVDADLASAQSAGIQGTPGFVLYNRESDAAGKLVGAHPYENFADALDQIREA
- a CDS encoding M20 family metallopeptidase; the encoded protein is MTVSAPVDVSAHRTELVDLTLELLSVDTSNPPGDTREIVDAIEAWLEPLAVETERFAVDPAKPNLLATVPGETDRTLLFNGHLDTVPFDAEEWSYHPLGERDDDRIYGRGATDMKGAVAAMLVALRAYAESGTTPPVTLQFAFVSDEEVGGDAGLPALLAADRLDADACVIGEPTCEAGRHSVTVADRGSIWLTLEASGEAAHGSRPALGDNAVDRLYRAVETMRRRFGTRELGVSSEMAPIVEESVEYYAPTMGEATARDLFRYPSINLGVLEGGEAINTVPQAARAEVDVRLTAGVDTSDVLADVRDCVADCEGITIADVSWSVGTAEPIDSPLVEAVASTAEDVTGERVYRRSATGGGDAKRLRNEGIPTVEFALGTDTVHAVDEYTTVDALVGNAAVYARLPVAWADASLDA
- a CDS encoding multicopper oxidase family protein, which codes for MSPPSALTRRRFLQALAGTGASGLAGCTATNGTNSGDGSRPTPRSPPSGSADVRAALTAAPGEVQPGTDGTAENWLYDGEFPGPELRASEGDVIEVELSNDLPDGTTIHWHGVPVANEMDGVPDVTQEPVASDGSFTYRFRAEPAGTFFFHSHVGLQLDRGLLAPLVVEEADPHVDYDREYTVVVDDYLDGEPRPLSELTSENGQMGGGGPGGGGGGPGGGGGGPGDGGGGGRGPGGNGPGGGGPGGGPMDDPRPPYAGLLIGGQLPDDPRTYPVREGERVRFRFVNASSATAFRVRAGGHPLTVTHADGRPVEPVTVDSFVFGSGERYDAIVEAENPGAWEVRADAVNGDEPPARAVLAYESADESASPQSPSGGGRELAYGDLQALSPLEGIDGSPDRTFDLTLSGRRGGIEWLIDGQAYPDADPLDVRQGDHVRVRMVNRSPVLHPMHLHGHFFQVGDAVKDTVVVPGHMGEVTFDFVADNPGDWLFHCHNLYHLESGMARVVRYVD
- a CDS encoding cytochrome d ubiquinol oxidase subunit II, whose amino-acid sequence is MTETLLPADAYLVDVLPEVWFAAVMFALAMYVVLDGFDFGIGMLYATREDEHEKETLLTAFGPIWDANEVWIVAFGTMLLAAFPRVYSRVLADHYLLAIGFVLALLFRGLGPEMREQRDDERWQRYWEYSFVGGSVLAPLLFGTLAGRWVFDVPTLSLPALMTGGVLVAVSVVTGTAFVTAKSEPPLASDLRTYGIAATLAYLGGVVVLLATVVRTDAGGAADTILSLPAGAIVLLSVIAGIGGIVLVRRGRYRAWLVSALALPALLSLLVALLLYPTIYPPTGLTVREAVVSPLALNLVTVLGFPALLLVLWYFKFLYGVFSGPIEGSGYET
- a CDS encoding cytochrome ubiquinol oxidase subunit I; its protein translation is MFLTALSGALIPGWALQLSPEVASRAQFGWTISVHIIFAALSVGLAPFIVYFTWKDVRTDVERFTRLRSFWVKVFAVGFVMGTVTGIPMSFQFGTNFPQFAEVAGELIGGPLAFEAKMAFFLEAVFLGVLLFGRERVSDRTYVLSSVLVGVGAWLSAFWILIVNAWMQTPRGYEMVTRNGMEVAKLTDPIAAFFTPRMPWMYLHMVNASVISVSLLVAGVSAYIVWKKHDAMAWNAALRLAVLILLVTAPLQAIHGDAYGRHVADTQPQKFAAMEAHYETGTADLHLLAFPKSVDAITDPRAENLFTVSLPGVGSFLASGGDFDAEVLGLNEYDESPPVAFVFWSFRFMVGLGFLFIGLALWGGYLIYRGRLSESDRYLKAMIAASPLGYTALLTGWYVTEIGRQPWVIQGELATSEAVSTTLNGTEATLTLVGFVVVYLGLILVALHILRWFVEDELRELGVEVPSDDRWYGPVPKVSDDD
- a CDS encoding potassium channel family protein encodes the protein MNVLYLSLGVALLLATIADLVWTTLWVEGGAGPMTSRLMAGTWRFLRETWGQNSRALTLAGPLVFALGLSVWIALLWAGWTLVFASAETALIDTLDRGAISWFDLAYFAGYTIFTLGTGDLVPRQGIWQIVTVLATASGLLFVTLIVTYALSVLDAVTQKRTFASGVTGLGMDGESVLRSAWNGEEFEGLELPLNEFTGQLNALTANHKAYPILHYFYTDRPDRASTIGIAVLDEALTLVRYGVPERHRPDAAVVQNARASVGSYLDTIHGSFIEPADQPPRSPDLDRLRESDVPTVSDEAFAESLDGLSDRRRMLLGLVQSDAREWPSRKDDRPHR
- a CDS encoding DUF302 domain-containing protein; this encodes MEYTTQQQVDGEFDDVVQRTIDALGDEGFGVLCDIDVQATFEEKLDEEFRRYRILGACNPPLALEGLEAELELGALLPCNVVVYETDEGDVVVSAVDPEGLVGLTGNDELDSIAEEVGDRFERVLGSL